CTCCCGTTGGCCTGGTTGGTTACCTTGACCGAGACGCCAAGCGGCAGTGTCTTGTGGGCCGCAGTCATTCCGTACATGTCGTAGATTTCGCCATTGCTGGTGTACTTGCCGTGGAAGTCCTTGCCATACCAGCTGGCGATCCCTTCCTCGACGAAACGGACATGTTCCGCTTCACTTCGCCGCATCGGCTCGTAGCGCTCACCATTGACTTCGTAGGGTTTCTCCCATCCCTTCAGCCCTTTGGTTTCCGGCGTATCGATAACGCGTGAGCGGTAAGCCGGACGCGAGCAGGCGCCAAGGAGCAGGAAGACCAGAATCAGAAAAATGTAACGATTGCGCATGCAATAAATCCAGCAGGTTTAATAGGACGTATGTGACGCATGGGACCTATATGTCTCATAAGTCCCATAGGTCGCAGCAGTCCCATGCCTTAAGCTACTCTTCCACCCTCGTCATGGCCCGGAATTTCTGGTAGCGCTGTTCGACCAGTTCCTCGGCCGAGAGCTTCTGCAGTTCATCAAGATGCTTCTTGAGATATTTCTTGACACTGGCGGCAGCAAGCTGCGGATCATTGTGGGCGCCGCCGACAGGCTCGGGAATGACGTCATCGATGACGCAGCCAAGTTCGAGGATGTCGGTTGCTGTGAGCTTGAGCGCCTCGGCTGCCAGCGGTCCCTTGGTCCCGTCGCTCCAGAGGATGGCCGCACACCCCTCGGGAGAGATGACCGCATAGACCGAGTACTCCATCATCAGCACGCGGTTGCCGATGGCGATGGCGAGGGCCCCTCCGGAGCCACCCTCGCCGGTCACAGTGACAATGACCGGCACGGTAAGCGCAGCCATCTCCCGCAGGTTTCGGGCGATCGCCTCGGCCTGGCCGCGTTCTTCGGCGCCGATTCCGGGAAAGGCGCCCGGGGTGTCGACGAAGGTAAAAATCGGCAGTCCGAACTGTTCGGCCATCTGCATCACCCGCAACGCTTTGCGATACCCCTCGGGGTTGGGCATGCCGAAGTTGCGGTAGACCTTCTCTTTGGTGTCGCGTCCCTTCTGGTGCCCGATGACACAGCAGGGTTTGCCGTCAAAGCGGGCAAAACCGCAAACGATAGCCGGATCGTCACGGAAGTTGCGGTCGCCGTGAACTTCGAACCAGTCGGTGAAAATATGCTGGACGTAATCGAGGGTGAAGGGACGGTTGACATGGCGGGCGAGCTGGGTTCGCTGCCAGCGGGTCAGGCTGGAGAAGATTTCTTCACGCAGCTTGTCAGCCTTCTTCTCCAGTTTCTTGATTTCGTTGGAGAAATCTACTTTTTCTGTGGAGTATTCCTTCAGCTCGCGAATCTTCTGCTCCAGTTCGACCAGGGGTTTTTCAAAATCGAGAAAGAATTGCATCGGGATCTCCTTTTAAA
Above is a window of Desulfuromonadales bacterium DNA encoding:
- a CDS encoding acetyl-CoA carboxylase carboxyltransferase subunit alpha — encoded protein: MQFFLDFEKPLVELEQKIRELKEYSTEKVDFSNEIKKLEKKADKLREEIFSSLTRWQRTQLARHVNRPFTLDYVQHIFTDWFEVHGDRNFRDDPAIVCGFARFDGKPCCVIGHQKGRDTKEKVYRNFGMPNPEGYRKALRVMQMAEQFGLPIFTFVDTPGAFPGIGAEERGQAEAIARNLREMAALTVPVIVTVTGEGGSGGALAIAIGNRVLMMEYSVYAVISPEGCAAILWSDGTKGPLAAEALKLTATDILELGCVIDDVIPEPVGGAHNDPQLAAASVKKYLKKHLDELQKLSAEELVEQRYQKFRAMTRVEE